GACCAGCTTGTCGAAGAACTGGGGGCGGAACAGCGCGCTCTCCACCACCTCGTCGCCGCCGCGCCAGTACGCCGCGGAGAACGACCGCACCACCGGATGCCCGGGGGCGACGGCGGCCATGGTGCGCAGAATCGCGGTCGCGGTGAACAGGTCGTTCGAGGGCAGTTTGACGAGGTTGACGCCCTTGGTGAGCGCGCCGCGCACGACCGACATCGCCGCGACGCCGGGTGCGTTGCCCGCGATGATGTGCACCAGACGGGGCGGGAACGCGCGGATGGCCGCGACCCGCTCGTCGGGCAGGCGCACCTCGCGCCAGCCGTCGAGGACGTCCGCTCCGCCGAGTTCGTGGTCGATCTGGGCGTACAGGCCGGGGCGTTGGAAGCTGCGCCACAGCACGGCGTAGGCGCGTTCCAGCACCTCCGCGGGCAGTGGGCTGACCGGGGCCATCCGTTCCAGGGCTTCGGCGAGCAAGCCCGCGCGGTCCGCCTTGAGGGCCTCGCCGGTCTCCACCAGCAGGTCGACGATCTCCGCCACGGGCACGTGGAAGGCGGGGCCTGGTTCGGTGCGGGGCCACACGAGGCGGTCCAGGTCGAGGGCCGGTGCGGTCAACCGGCCGAGGTCGACGGGGGTGCCGTGGTCGACCTCGCCGCGGATCATGTGGACGACGGTCACGGGGGCCGTGGCGTGGTCGTCGAGTGTCGTACGGCTCATCCGTGGATCATCCCCCGCACATAGGAGTCGAGTGTCGCCGCACAGGTGATCTTGTCGTCGCCGCCGAGGTCGCCGTAGCGCTGGATGTCCGGCAGGACGGCCGGTCCCGGCCGGCCGCAGCCGCACTCCGAGAAGTCGACGAGGACCCGGTCGCCGCTGATCAGTCCGCCCCAGCGGCCTTCGAGGGAGACGTCGAGGAAGGCGAACCGGCCCTCGACGACGCCGTGTTCGGGGTTGAGCAGGGTCTCGCCCTCCTGGTCGAGGACCAGTGGGATCACCCACGGCGGCACGTGGTAGTTGCCCTTCTCGCAGGCGAGGCAGGAGCCCTGGAGTTCCGTCATGCCGTAGCTGCGGACGCGGCGGACACCGTCGTAGAAGGCGGCGAGCTGCTGCTGGTAGTCGTCGGGCAGGGCGCGGCCCTTGTTGCCGCCGCCGCTGAGCACCAGGGTGTCGGGGTGGAGGCTGCCGTCCTGGACGCCGCGGGCCCGCAGGGCCTGGATCAGGGTGAACTGCTGGTTATTCATCCCGGCGATCAGCAGCGGCTCGTCGCGGTGCTCCCAGATGTCGTCGACGATGCGGGCCACGGCCGCGTCGAGTTCCTGTTCCCGTGCCGCCGAGACGCTCTCGAAGGAGCTGATCTCCTGCGGGGTCGCGGTGCCCTCCGCCATCCGGCGGCGCAGCAGGGCGCTGCTCATCAGCTCGGAGACCCGCAGCGGGTCCTCGGTCAGCAGGCGGGTCCCGCCGGGGAGCGCGAAGACCTCCGCGTGCCAGCGGAAGCCGTCGATGGAGCGCATGGGGCCGCTCGCCGGTGCGAGGAGGTAGCCGTGGCGGGTGGGTTTCGGCGGGAGGGGGTCGGGCCAGCAGGTGAGGTTCTCCAGGATGTCGTGCAGGAAACTCAGGTCGCTCTCGGCGCAGTTGAGGAAGGAGACCTTTCCGGAGGTGCCGCTGGTGATGTACGGGCGGTGGCCGGCGGCCGTGATGCGTTCGGTCCACTCGTCGATGTCGCGTACGCCCTCGACGTCGACGTCCGCCGGTTCGAGCGCCGAGACGGTGGTGTACCAGCGCAGCAGCCGGTCCCAGCGGCCGGCGGTGATGAGGGAGACGGGGTAGGACTTGTAGCTGGTGTGGGAGAAGAGGAGGGGCACGAGGTCGGCCAGGGTCGTCACCTCGCGGACACCGGTCTCCTCGGCCCGGGTCCGCAGCAGGGGGATGCGCTCGCGGTGGGCGGCGAAGGCCTCCCGTGCCGCTTCGAGCTGCAACTCCCTCATGGTGGC
Above is a window of Streptomyces griseorubiginosus DNA encoding:
- a CDS encoding acyl-CoA reductase; translation: MSRTTLDDHATAPVTVVHMIRGEVDHGTPVDLGRLTAPALDLDRLVWPRTEPGPAFHVPVAEIVDLLVETGEALKADRAGLLAEALERMAPVSPLPAEVLERAYAVLWRSFQRPGLYAQIDHELGGADVLDGWREVRLPDERVAAIRAFPPRLVHIIAGNAPGVAAMSVVRGALTKGVNLVKLPSNDLFTATAILRTMAAVAPGHPVVRSFSAAYWRGGDEVVESALFRPQFFDKLVAWGGEATIRSALKYVGPGFELVSFDPKTSISMIGREAFASEETLARAADAGAADATFFNQQACVASRFQFVEGSRDDADRYAALLCERLGTAREFSSAGGPRVAPELREEIDVLRSMAPDYRVWGGYDGTGLVIRSPEPVDFHPDGKIVDVVPVGALSEAVAHAGVATQTVGVYPDTRKAELRDALACAGVQRVVSLGRAGGMPPGLSHDGFYPLQRLMRWVNDE